The following are from one region of the Candidatus Dadabacteria bacterium genome:
- a CDS encoding MotA/TolQ/ExbB proton channel family protein codes for MDAIIDLFTKGGIYIFPLILCSIFGLAIFLQKFHILQRKKLLPEEFLSSLYKTVETKGLEEAKSLSASSDSAVAKIALAAAQNSGTSKAEMQEAIEAVGKAEAQGLEKYIETLLTISSISTLIGLLGTISGMIKVFAVISEKDIVDPPSLAGGISEALYTTALGLTIAIPALIAYKYTDGKFRELISELEDEGKKILEAFSAKASL; via the coding sequence ATGGACGCAATTATTGATCTGTTTACCAAGGGCGGAATATATATTTTCCCCCTGATTTTATGTTCCATATTCGGGCTTGCGATTTTTCTTCAGAAGTTCCATATACTTCAGAGGAAAAAGCTTCTCCCCGAAGAATTTCTTTCAAGCCTGTACAAGACTGTCGAGACAAAGGGGCTTGAAGAGGCAAAATCTCTTTCTGCATCAAGCGATTCTGCGGTAGCCAAGATAGCTCTCGCGGCCGCGCAGAACTCGGGCACATCGAAAGCGGAAATGCAAGAAGCCATTGAGGCTGTCGGAAAGGCCGAGGCGCAGGGCCTTGAAAAATATATCGAGACCCTGCTCACCATAAGCAGCATAAGCACTCTTATCGGGCTTCTCGGCACAATATCGGGAATGATAAAGGTGTTCGCCGTCATATCGGAGAAGGATATAGTGGATCCGCCTTCCCTAGCGGGAGGCATCTCGGAAGCACTTTATACGACGGCCCTCGGACTTACGATAGCGATCCCGGCACTCATAGCCTACAAGTACACAGACGGAAAATTCAGGGAGCTGATCTCTGAACTCGAGGATGAAGGCAAAAAAATACTTGAAGCTTTTTCCGCAAAAGCATCCCTATGA
- a CDS encoding biopolymer transporter ExbD: MKFAQRKSGSRSGIDMAPIVDVIFNLLIFFALTLNFAISSGIKVNLPKATGEIVEIKDVNIHIAKDGKVYFNDVLMRSANSLKREFQKIPNKDTLVIIRADSEAMHGPVVSTMDLAKTQGFSKIAIGVEPKR, translated from the coding sequence ATGAAATTCGCGCAAAGAAAATCAGGTAGTAGATCCGGCATAGACATGGCTCCCATCGTGGACGTGATTTTCAACCTCCTTATTTTCTTCGCCCTTACACTTAATTTCGCCATATCAAGCGGCATAAAAGTCAACCTCCCGAAAGCAACAGGCGAAATCGTTGAGATAAAAGACGTAAACATACACATTGCCAAAGACGGAAAAGTCTACTTCAATGACGTGCTTATGCGTTCCGCCAACTCCTTAAAGCGGGAGTTTCAGAAGATACCCAACAAAGACACCTTGGTAATAATAAGGGCGGATTCCGAGGCCATGCACGGCCCGGTGGTAAGCACCATGGATTTGGCCAAAACCCAAGGGTTCTCGAAAATAGCAATCGGAGTTGAGCCAAAGCGATAA
- a CDS encoding bile acid:sodium symporter family protein translates to MTRFFILWIILFSAVAFFFPFVFEDLGFLIVPMLAVIMFAMGMTLRIDDFKRVFLRPLEILVGVCAQYVVMPLLGFLLALAFGINPLIAVGIVLVGSCPGGTASNVITYLARGDLALSVTLTSVSTLLCPFLLPALMYVYAGKWVDVPLTDLFISALQIVLLPVLMGLVLRSLLGKKSESVLPFLPSVSSLAIAFAVGIIVALNAESIKTIGTVVFLVVIIHNALGLICGYLIAKALGFRESSCRAISVEVGMQNSGLAAALSQLHFGYLSALPAALFSIWHNISGGAIASLWRHRSVHEQT, encoded by the coding sequence ATAACAAGATTTTTCATCCTCTGGATAATACTGTTCTCGGCCGTCGCATTCTTTTTCCCCTTCGTCTTTGAGGATCTCGGGTTCCTTATAGTACCCATGCTCGCGGTGATAATGTTCGCGATGGGCATGACGCTGAGAATAGATGACTTCAAAAGAGTTTTTCTAAGACCGCTTGAGATTCTCGTGGGCGTTTGCGCTCAATACGTCGTGATGCCCCTTTTGGGCTTTCTGCTCGCCCTTGCGTTCGGAATAAACCCACTGATTGCGGTCGGAATCGTTCTTGTGGGTTCCTGTCCCGGGGGAACAGCTTCAAACGTCATTACCTATCTGGCAAGAGGTGACCTCGCGCTTTCCGTAACGCTCACTTCGGTTTCGACGCTTCTTTGCCCGTTTCTGCTGCCCGCGCTGATGTACGTTTACGCGGGAAAATGGGTAGACGTTCCGCTCACAGACCTTTTTATCTCCGCGCTTCAGATAGTGCTGCTACCCGTACTTATGGGATTGGTGTTGAGGAGTCTGCTCGGGAAAAAGTCAGAGAGCGTACTGCCCTTTCTGCCTTCCGTATCGTCTTTGGCCATAGCGTTCGCAGTAGGAATAATCGTGGCCCTAAACGCAGAATCCATAAAAACCATTGGCACGGTGGTTTTCCTTGTAGTAATAATTCATAACGCTTTGGGCCTTATATGCGGTTATCTTATAGCGAAGGCACTGGGCTTCCGGGAAAGCAGTTGCAGAGCGATATCCGTAGAAGTGGGAATGCAGAACTCGGGGCTCGCGGCGGCTCTTTCCCAGCTGCATTTCGGTTATCTCTCCGCGCTTCCCGCCGCACTTTTCAGCATCTGGCATAATATCTCGGGCGGAGCAATAGCCTCGTTATGGAGACACAGGAGCGTTCATGAACAAACCTGA
- a CDS encoding DMT family transporter, which produces MNKPEKKEKLPIKGYLFLIATAFFTALSYAIGKALERSDLHPETTTFFWFFGAFIVALILFPFLRAQREELKRIRLYRDIFIWSSVITSAGAALWMVALWTIGPALTSFLMKAQTLFALLLGILFLGERLNKGESIGIAMTVAGGAVVAYQREGYLIFGTAMALGAAFLYSFLSFMVKKIAQDLNMLTVATLRTLGVSIVLFLYLLATGTFEPPSLNQALIMACGGACGAYIAKGSQFHAIKLLDISRTTAVMPMESIFVLIFAHVFFDDLPSVTKLLGGASIIAGVVFLVLFRGQKNDILGK; this is translated from the coding sequence ATGAACAAACCTGAGAAAAAAGAAAAGCTCCCTATAAAGGGCTATCTTTTTCTGATAGCCACAGCTTTTTTCACGGCACTCTCCTACGCCATAGGAAAAGCCCTTGAGCGAAGCGATCTTCACCCGGAAACCACCACATTCTTCTGGTTTTTCGGAGCTTTTATAGTCGCCCTGATTCTGTTCCCCTTCCTCCGTGCGCAGAGAGAAGAACTTAAAAGAATTCGCCTGTACCGCGACATTTTCATCTGGAGTTCCGTTATAACCTCGGCCGGAGCCGCCTTGTGGATGGTGGCACTTTGGACAATCGGGCCCGCTCTCACTTCATTTTTAATGAAAGCCCAGACGCTTTTTGCGCTCCTGCTCGGCATACTCTTTCTCGGAGAGAGGCTTAACAAGGGAGAGAGCATAGGGATAGCCATGACGGTGGCGGGCGGAGCGGTAGTCGCCTACCAGAGGGAAGGCTACCTCATCTTCGGGACAGCCATGGCTCTGGGGGCCGCGTTCTTGTATTCCTTTCTCTCCTTCATGGTAAAAAAAATAGCGCAGGATCTCAATATGCTCACAGTCGCAACTCTTAGAACTCTTGGGGTCTCGATTGTTCTTTTTCTTTACCTATTAGCCACCGGAACCTTCGAGCCCCCCAGTCTGAATCAGGCACTTATAATGGCGTGTGGAGGGGCGTGCGGAGCATACATAGCCAAAGGAAGTCAGTTTCACGCCATAAAGCTTCTTGATATCTCAAGAACAACGGCCGTTATGCCGATGGAATCGATTTTTGTGCTGATTTTCGCGCATGTCTTCTTCGACGACCTGCCGTCGGTCACGAAACTTCTGGGGGGAGCTTCCATAATCGCCGGAGTTGTTTTCCTGGTGCTTTTTCGGGGACAGAAAAACGATATTCTCGGCAAGTGA
- a CDS encoding D-alanine--D-alanine ligase codes for MSRKTIAVLFGGVSVEHEVSLVSSKFIVSNLDPSKFVTLPIFISKEGRWQRAVIENWPEEEPPALIPDSEIVPMLQGFPPGRFAEIIQGEIAEIFSVDAVFPVLHGTFGEDGSVQGLIDLMGVPCVGADLLGSSLCIDKIVSKTILRDNGIPVVPFFGFAKTEWENDKEAILFRIEDEIGFPCFVKSSNLGSSVGVSKVDSSAVIADAVEASFDFSERVIVERAVLNLREVEVSVIGNQNPKASIPGELVVKGSFYDYEKKYHDESTEFCIPCDLGQEIQDKIRTLALASYSALCCTGMARVDFLVDADTEQVFVSEINTIPGFTPISMYPKLWEASGIPVGEMLEMLFELAEQRHRMKRELRTDFSDFR; via the coding sequence TTGAGCAGAAAAACAATAGCGGTTCTTTTCGGTGGTGTTTCAGTTGAGCACGAGGTGTCGCTCGTTTCCTCAAAGTTTATCGTCAGCAACCTTGATCCTTCAAAATTCGTCACGTTACCAATCTTTATTTCGAAAGAAGGTCGCTGGCAGAGAGCCGTTATTGAGAACTGGCCTGAGGAGGAACCTCCTGCCCTGATTCCCGATTCCGAGATCGTGCCCATGCTTCAAGGTTTTCCTCCCGGTCGTTTTGCTGAAATAATCCAAGGGGAAATAGCTGAGATCTTTTCCGTAGATGCGGTTTTCCCCGTTCTTCACGGAACTTTCGGCGAGGATGGATCGGTACAGGGTTTGATTGACCTTATGGGTGTTCCCTGCGTGGGAGCCGATTTGCTCGGGTCTTCACTTTGCATTGACAAGATAGTCTCAAAAACCATTCTCAGGGATAATGGTATTCCGGTTGTTCCCTTTTTCGGTTTCGCGAAAACCGAATGGGAAAACGATAAGGAAGCCATCCTCTTCCGCATAGAAGACGAAATAGGATTTCCCTGCTTCGTAAAATCCTCAAACCTCGGTTCAAGCGTAGGAGTTTCAAAAGTGGACTCTTCTGCGGTAATTGCCGATGCCGTGGAGGCTTCTTTTGATTTTTCTGAAAGGGTGATTGTTGAGCGGGCCGTATTGAACCTAAGGGAAGTCGAGGTAAGCGTAATAGGGAATCAGAATCCGAAGGCGTCGATTCCCGGGGAACTCGTTGTGAAAGGAAGTTTTTATGATTACGAAAAGAAGTACCACGACGAATCGACGGAGTTTTGCATCCCCTGCGACCTTGGTCAAGAGATTCAGGATAAAATAAGAACCCTCGCTCTTGCTTCCTATTCCGCTCTTTGTTGCACCGGTATGGCAAGGGTGGATTTTCTGGTTGACGCCGATACGGAACAGGTGTTTGTTAGCGAGATAAACACGATCCCGGGTTTCACGCCCATAAGCATGTATCCGAAGCTGTGGGAGGCAAGCGGGATTCCCGTCGGGGAAATGCTCGAGATGCTGTTTGAGCTTGCGGAGCAGAGACATCGGATGAAGAGAGAACTCAGAACGGATTTCTCAGATTTCCGGTAG
- a CDS encoding LysM peptidoglycan-binding domain-containing protein has translation MDKFTSDRINSSLIFTLCAIFTVFLPCASATAFSKDLLGSTPFSQEEQAEFVELAQKTEEAGPIRQTEKPGEVEKIGGKDSHTETQLSSESAKQIPQIELGAQETPALEHTDPPQSYEDIKFETKRNSRVEHYIRRFSSGKGKKNFAEILKRSGKFLPEIKEILRSEGVPSEIAYLPLIESGFNPRAVSRKNAVGLWQFIRPTGLKYGLKINYWVDERMDVERSTLAAARYLKKMHEEFGSWELALAGYNCGEKRVSKAIRKTGSTDFWTLSRKLPRETRNYLPKFNAALIIAENPEKYGFRITKLEKDYQAVSVPPRKSIAEIANLLDMGYKEISKYNPSLVGLSTPPGGNYELKVPKDYAEKLISVQDQVIALKDVEIPFRTRPVRYTVRQDDSLWKIARKFGTSVEKLKYANHLSSSIIRPGQRLKIPSRGNLVYVKHRIRPGENIYLLAKRYGTSIDAIKRANNLKSSLIIAGKTLSIPQRLSSTYVPRDVPKKMSHKIIPGDTLSELALRYRVSVSQIKRWNNMSSTTLIAGRNLVIYK, from the coding sequence ATGGATAAATTTACTTCAGACAGAATCAATTCTAGCTTAATTTTTACACTTTGCGCGATTTTCACTGTTTTCCTGCCGTGTGCTTCCGCTACCGCATTCAGCAAGGATTTGCTGGGGTCAACTCCTTTTTCGCAAGAAGAACAGGCCGAATTCGTCGAGTTAGCGCAGAAAACTGAAGAAGCAGGGCCGATACGGCAAACTGAAAAGCCCGGAGAAGTCGAAAAAATTGGGGGAAAAGACTCTCATACCGAAACCCAATTATCTTCTGAATCTGCTAAGCAAATTCCCCAGATAGAGCTTGGCGCTCAAGAAACCCCGGCACTCGAGCACACAGACCCTCCGCAGAGTTATGAGGATATAAAATTCGAGACAAAGAGAAACTCAAGAGTTGAACATTACATCCGCCGGTTCTCATCGGGAAAAGGAAAGAAAAACTTCGCCGAGATTCTCAAAAGGTCCGGTAAATTCCTTCCCGAAATCAAGGAAATACTCCGCTCCGAGGGAGTTCCCTCAGAAATCGCGTATCTGCCTCTCATAGAAAGCGGGTTCAACCCCCGCGCCGTTTCGAGAAAAAACGCCGTCGGGCTCTGGCAATTCATAAGACCGACCGGACTGAAGTACGGGCTCAAAATAAACTACTGGGTAGACGAGAGGATGGACGTAGAGAGATCAACCTTGGCGGCGGCCAGATATCTCAAGAAGATGCACGAGGAATTCGGTTCATGGGAACTCGCTCTCGCAGGTTACAACTGCGGGGAGAAAAGGGTATCGAAGGCCATTAGGAAAACGGGTTCGACCGATTTCTGGACACTCTCAAGAAAGCTTCCGAGGGAAACAAGGAACTATCTGCCGAAATTCAACGCCGCTTTGATAATAGCCGAAAACCCTGAGAAATACGGCTTCAGAATCACGAAATTGGAGAAAGATTATCAAGCTGTGAGCGTTCCGCCCAGAAAAAGTATTGCGGAAATTGCCAACCTCCTTGACATGGGATACAAGGAAATTTCCAAGTACAACCCCTCGCTTGTCGGGCTTTCCACTCCCCCGGGAGGAAACTATGAGCTTAAGGTCCCTAAGGACTACGCGGAGAAGCTCATTTCAGTCCAAGACCAAGTAATTGCCCTCAAAGACGTTGAAATTCCTTTCAGGACAAGGCCCGTAAGGTACACGGTGAGGCAGGACGACAGCTTGTGGAAAATAGCCAGGAAATTCGGAACGTCTGTCGAGAAGCTCAAGTACGCAAATCACCTTTCTAGTTCGATCATACGTCCCGGACAAAGGCTGAAGATACCCTCGAGGGGAAATCTCGTATACGTAAAGCACAGGATTCGCCCTGGAGAAAATATTTACCTTCTGGCGAAAAGATACGGAACCTCAATCGACGCAATAAAAAGGGCTAACAACCTTAAGAGTTCGCTTATAATAGCGGGAAAAACCCTCTCTATTCCCCAGAGACTCTCATCCACCTATGTGCCACGCGACGTTCCGAAGAAAATGAGCCACAAGATAATCCCCGGCGATACTCTGAGCGAACTGGCCCTTCGCTACAGGGTCTCGGTCTCACAGATCAAGAGGTGGAACAACATGTCCTCAACCACGCTGATCGCCGGAAGAAATCTGGTCATCTACAAATAA
- a CDS encoding N-glycosylase/DNA lyase: MLTVRSIRETLPQKAPEIRHKLKEFENIIKNASEEVIFEELVFCIFTAGTSARMGLSALSTVRSILRSASEDELRAKLRGVYRFPNVRSKHVIHTRNYLAREYGLKLRPLLLSFKDPVERRDFFALNKDIKGLGFKEASHFLRNIGFRGYAILDKHILQCLFELGITESSRAPHSRSRYIEIENKFKKFSERNGFDFDEMDLFLWSEKTGEILK, from the coding sequence ATGTTGACAGTAAGGTCAATAAGGGAAACCCTTCCGCAGAAAGCCCCTGAGATACGGCACAAGCTCAAGGAATTTGAAAACATCATCAAAAACGCTTCTGAAGAAGTGATCTTTGAAGAACTGGTTTTCTGCATATTCACGGCCGGAACAAGCGCCAGGATGGGTCTGAGCGCACTCAGTACAGTAAGAAGCATCCTCCGGAGCGCAAGCGAGGATGAACTAAGGGCAAAACTTCGGGGAGTATACAGATTTCCAAACGTACGCTCAAAACACGTGATCCACACAAGAAACTATCTTGCCCGCGAATATGGACTCAAGCTGAGGCCGCTTCTTCTGTCGTTTAAAGATCCGGTTGAGAGAAGAGATTTTTTCGCACTTAACAAGGATATAAAGGGGCTCGGTTTCAAGGAAGCAAGTCATTTTCTAAGAAACATCGGTTTTCGCGGTTACGCGATACTTGATAAACACATACTCCAGTGCCTTTTCGAACTCGGCATAACGGAATCCTCCCGGGCACCGCACTCAAGATCCAGATACATTGAAATTGAAAACAAGTTTAAGAAATTCTCGGAAAGAAACGGATTTGATTTTGATGAAATGGATCTGTTTCTCTGGAGTGAAAAAACAGGCGAAATACTGAAATAA
- a CDS encoding PIG-L family deacetylase gives MQDTKALIISPHPDDLEIGMGGTVCLLLEKGIDVISVVVTDGRRSANPLGITQEQLVRTRESEVRESSEILGVELSVLGLSDMESDSNKREFSSRMVEIITNLRPGEVYLPHPEIDKHRTHRTVSRLTLDCLKAAIKEIPFECECWFYEVWTPFPSYDRIEDITSFADRKRRAIEAHRSQTAYKDYTDGIMGLNRYRGAFHDTADGFAPLWAEVFIKHDSE, from the coding sequence ATGCAAGACACAAAAGCCCTTATAATTTCTCCCCACCCCGACGATCTTGAAATAGGCATGGGAGGAACTGTCTGCCTGCTTCTGGAAAAAGGTATTGACGTGATTTCCGTTGTCGTTACAGATGGAAGAAGAAGTGCGAATCCGCTTGGTATCACGCAGGAGCAACTTGTGCGGACGAGGGAGTCAGAAGTCAGGGAATCATCGGAGATACTCGGAGTGGAGCTTTCTGTTCTGGGGCTCTCCGACATGGAATCCGATTCGAACAAGCGTGAATTCAGTTCCAGGATGGTGGAAATAATAACAAATCTCCGCCCGGGGGAGGTATACCTCCCGCATCCCGAAATTGACAAGCACAGAACCCACAGGACGGTTTCGCGTCTGACTCTTGATTGTCTTAAGGCGGCAATTAAGGAGATTCCCTTTGAGTGCGAATGCTGGTTTTATGAGGTATGGACGCCTTTTCCCTCATACGACCGGATCGAGGATATAACGTCTTTTGCCGACCGCAAGCGCCGGGCGATCGAGGCACATAGGAGCCAGACGGCCTACAAGGATTACACTGACGGCATCATGGGCCTTAACAGGTACCGGGGGGCTTTTCACGACACCGCGGACGGATTTGCGCCGCTTTGGGCCGAGGTTTTCATAAAGCATGACTCCGAGTGA
- the gatB gene encoding Asp-tRNA(Asn)/Glu-tRNA(Gln) amidotransferase subunit GatB, whose amino-acid sequence MEYEAVIGLEVHAQLATESKIFSSSSTKFGSPPNSQVNPVCLGMPGVLPVFNERVLEYAIKAGLATNCEIARKSRFARKNYFYPDLPKGYQISQYDEPLCLRGHLEIDSGDGKKKIRITRIHLEEDAGKLVHEYSDFESHVDLNRAGVPLVEIVSEPDISTAEEAVEYVKKLRTILRYIEVCDGNMEEGSLRCDANVSVRPAGQSELGTKTEIKNLNSFRFIQRAIEYEIKRQEAVLRSGGNVVQETRLFDSQKGITFAMRSKEEAHDYRYFPDPDLLPVVVVVDYLEKIRLSLPELPEEKLSRFVDEFNIPRNDAETLSSSRPLAEYFEECAKHAKDQKAVSNWILNEMLREVENEDSIAEFPVKPENLAELLNLIGEGKINRKTAKEIFSEMISGGKRAEEIVTEKGLTQITDEDEISSIISKIIEENPKEVERYRNGDTKLLSFFIGQVMKATRGKADPAVVNQTLRNSLG is encoded by the coding sequence ATGGAGTACGAAGCGGTAATCGGTCTCGAAGTACACGCACAACTCGCCACTGAATCCAAGATATTTTCTTCTTCCTCGACGAAATTCGGAAGTCCCCCCAACTCCCAGGTGAATCCGGTCTGTCTGGGCATGCCGGGGGTTTTGCCGGTTTTTAACGAAAGGGTTCTTGAATACGCCATAAAGGCCGGTCTGGCGACCAACTGCGAAATCGCCCGGAAATCCAGATTCGCAAGGAAGAACTACTTCTACCCGGACCTTCCGAAGGGCTACCAGATTTCCCAGTACGACGAACCGCTTTGCCTCAGAGGGCATCTCGAGATAGATTCGGGGGATGGCAAAAAAAAGATCAGGATAACCCGAATACACCTGGAAGAAGACGCGGGGAAACTCGTGCACGAATACTCCGACTTTGAAAGCCATGTGGATCTCAACAGGGCCGGAGTGCCGCTTGTGGAGATAGTCAGCGAGCCCGATATCTCAACCGCCGAAGAAGCGGTTGAATACGTAAAGAAACTTAGGACAATCCTCAGATATATCGAGGTTTGTGACGGGAACATGGAGGAAGGAAGCCTGCGCTGCGACGCAAACGTCTCCGTGCGGCCGGCAGGGCAGAGCGAACTCGGAACTAAAACCGAGATCAAGAATCTTAATTCCTTCCGCTTTATACAGAGGGCCATAGAATACGAAATAAAGAGACAGGAGGCGGTTCTGCGAAGCGGAGGGAACGTGGTCCAGGAAACAAGGCTCTTTGACTCCCAAAAAGGGATCACGTTTGCAATGAGATCAAAAGAAGAGGCTCACGACTACAGGTATTTTCCAGACCCAGACCTTCTGCCGGTAGTGGTGGTGGTGGATTATCTGGAAAAAATCCGCCTGTCTCTCCCGGAACTTCCCGAAGAAAAACTCAGCAGGTTCGTGGATGAATTCAACATACCGAGAAACGATGCCGAGACGCTTTCATCCTCAAGACCGCTTGCCGAATACTTTGAAGAGTGCGCAAAACACGCAAAAGACCAGAAGGCGGTGAGCAACTGGATCTTAAACGAGATGCTTAGAGAAGTCGAGAACGAAGACAGCATAGCCGAATTTCCAGTTAAGCCTGAGAACCTCGCTGAACTGCTGAACCTTATCGGGGAAGGAAAAATAAACCGCAAGACCGCTAAGGAAATATTCTCCGAGATGATAAGCGGGGGAAAACGCGCAGAAGAAATAGTAACCGAAAAGGGGCTTACCCAGATTACCGATGAAGACGAGATCTCCTCTATTATAAGCAAAATAATCGAAGAGAATCCGAAGGAAGTCGAAAGATACAGGAACGGGGACACAAAGCTTCTCAGCTTTTTCATCGGTCAGGTGATGAAGGCAACAAGGGGGAAAGCCGATCCCGCAGTAGTAAATCAAACGCTCAGAAATTCTCTCGGATAA
- a CDS encoding DUF5131 family protein, whose translation MACQEGNHHVYQVLTKRAERMWEFVNRPMIVEDIYDYWYSVSEQPKEMQSWPLPNVWFGVSVED comes from the coding sequence ATGGCTTGCCAGGAAGGCAACCATCACGTGTACCAAGTGCTGACGAAGAGGGCGGAGAGAATGTGGGAGTTCGTGAATCGGCCGATGATCGTAGAAGACATTTACGATTACTGGTATTCCGTCTCCGAACAGCCCAAGGAAATGCAGTCTTGGCCTCTGCCTAATGTCTGGTTCGGAGTGAGCGTGGAGGACTAG
- a CDS encoding DUF5131 family protein, translated as MDPAWVRELKDECLDKRIPFFFKQWGGVNKKRTGRELDGRTWDEMPIGTTECGV; from the coding sequence ATGGATCCCGCCTGGGTACGCGAGCTCAAGGATGAGTGCCTGGATAAACGCATTCCCTTCTTCTTCAAGCAGTGGGGAGGGGTTAACAAAAAGCGGACCGGCCGGGAGCTTGACGGCAGGACCTGGGACGAGATGCCTATTGGCACAACAGAATGCGGAGTATAA
- a CDS encoding SulP family inorganic anion transporter, with product MRHTFLDDVFGGVTSAIVMLPLALAFGVASGLGPVAGIYGAVAVGFFAAAFGGTPAQISGPTGPMTIAMAAIVTLYAHDLATAFTIVMLAGLIQISLGFLRVGRFVGYTPYSVISGFMTGIGAIIILLQVLTILGADPVSGGPLVQIAAWPEAIANPNPHDLAVGLVALAICVFWPRRIRRFLPPALAALTIGTCIAFFGLTEARTIGAIPTGLPTFQAPQIGLGSIGGFLEPALILALLGSIDSLLTSLIADSQTRTRHNPDRELMGQGFGNLAAGILGALPGSGAPLVTVTNIRAGGRSPLAGILTAILLLGLLLGFGWIAEPIPLAVLAGILIKVGWDIIDWRFVVHLRAIRLEYVFIMLLTFLVTVFVDLVTAVALGLITAGVVRSRDLTQNELEGVFSLPVLDFDFLPSLADIDPYNMPVGLIKLRGSFSIASANELTRVIAADIEDHDVIILDFSETTSVDDSAALAIEELVQSAIDDDTACIVLGLSGDVGRVLQSLKVFHRVPAGNFVDSLDEAKQLSKDLLQKRGADDEA from the coding sequence ATGAGGCACACTTTTCTAGATGACGTATTCGGCGGTGTCACTTCCGCGATTGTAATGTTGCCGCTGGCGTTAGCCTTTGGTGTTGCCTCGGGGCTAGGGCCAGTTGCTGGAATCTACGGCGCCGTCGCGGTGGGATTCTTTGCCGCCGCGTTCGGCGGCACGCCTGCGCAGATCTCCGGTCCCACCGGTCCGATGACTATCGCAATGGCTGCGATTGTCACCCTGTATGCCCACGATCTGGCGACCGCATTCACCATCGTTATGCTAGCCGGCCTGATACAGATATCCCTGGGGTTTCTCCGGGTCGGCCGCTTTGTGGGTTACACTCCATACTCCGTGATTTCCGGTTTCATGACCGGGATCGGCGCGATCATCATACTCCTGCAGGTCCTGACTATCCTCGGCGCCGATCCGGTCTCGGGAGGGCCGCTTGTCCAGATTGCAGCTTGGCCGGAGGCAATCGCCAACCCCAATCCGCACGATCTTGCTGTTGGGTTAGTTGCCTTGGCTATTTGCGTTTTCTGGCCCCGTCGAATACGACGTTTCCTGCCCCCTGCGCTGGCCGCCTTGACAATCGGCACCTGCATTGCGTTCTTCGGGCTCACAGAGGCACGAACCATCGGCGCGATTCCTACGGGCCTGCCCACGTTTCAGGCGCCGCAGATAGGGTTGGGCTCAATCGGGGGCTTCTTGGAGCCGGCACTGATTCTTGCGCTTCTCGGTTCCATCGACAGTTTGCTGACCTCATTGATAGCGGATTCCCAAACCCGCACACGCCACAATCCCGACCGGGAGCTTATGGGGCAAGGTTTCGGCAATCTGGCGGCCGGTATTCTGGGCGCGTTGCCGGGTTCAGGAGCCCCACTGGTCACCGTCACCAACATCCGGGCCGGCGGGCGCAGTCCGCTGGCAGGCATCCTGACCGCGATCTTGCTGCTCGGTTTACTGCTCGGCTTCGGCTGGATTGCCGAACCGATTCCGCTCGCTGTTCTGGCCGGCATTCTCATTAAAGTCGGCTGGGACATTATTGACTGGCGCTTCGTTGTCCACCTGCGAGCAATCCGCCTTGAGTATGTCTTTATAATGCTCCTCACCTTCCTTGTGACGGTGTTCGTCGATTTAGTCACCGCCGTCGCGCTCGGGTTGATCACTGCGGGCGTGGTACGCTCAAGAGACCTGACGCAGAACGAACTGGAAGGCGTGTTTTCCCTGCCAGTTTTGGACTTTGATTTTTTACCGTCTCTGGCAGACATCGATCCCTATAACATGCCGGTCGGACTCATCAAATTGAGAGGAAGTTTCTCGATCGCTTCGGCAAACGAATTGACCCGAGTGATTGCTGCGGACATCGAGGATCACGACGTAATCATCCTCGATTTCTCTGAGACCACCAGCGTGGACGATAGCGCCGCGCTTGCGATCGAGGAACTCGTCCAATCTGCCATCGACGATGACACCGCCTGCATAGTGTTGGGCCTGTCTGGTGACGTGGGTAGAGTTCTGCAATCTCTCAAGGTCTTCCACCGTGTCCCCGCCGGGAATTTCGTGGACAGTCTTGACGAGGCGAAGCAGTTGTCCAAGGATCTTCTCCAAAAGCGCGGTGCCGATGACGAAGCCTAG